ggggtgaagaGGAGGGGGCACGTACTGGGTACAGAGGAGGGAGGGCATTGCACGCTCCGGAAAGGGTCTCACTGGGGCAACTGGACTTTGATGCTGTTTCTCAGAAATGTTCAGACAGGGCTTTGGGACAGGATGGGGTTGGAGGCACTTGCCCCTTGGGGACCCCATTGGGGCCCTCCCCTCCTGATGCCCCAGGAGTCTCATCCTACAAGAATCCAGACTGGTGTGGAAAGTTCCTTCTCTTGATGAAGACAAAAATCGCTAGGTTTGAGCTCCCGCTGTGTCACGGCCTCAGTGGGGGCCTGTGGGGGGGagccccttctcctctctgggcctcggttccCTCATCATAGGGTTCACGAGAGACGCAGTGATACAAAGGATGTGACGGCGTGCTGAAAGCTCGGACAAGGACCCTGTGCCAGGGCAGGAGGACAGGGTAGCCCTGTGCTACCTCTGGTGGGGTGTCGGGGAGGAAGGTCCCCTGAGAATGCTGCTGCCACTCCCAAAACAGCTTCCACCTATGAACTCAAGGAGAAGGTTCCATTTGTCCCTGGACCCTGTTTCCTGCAATCCCTTCCCTCGCCCCCTCCTAGACAGTCCAGCTCCTTCAGCTTGGCCTGGAGCAATCCTGAGGAAATCAGGATAATTTAAGCCCATGAGAAAATGCCTGATTCAAAATCAAGCTGAATTGGGGGAGTGGGTCACTCCTGTActgtcctatttttttaaaaatcacaacaggAAATACTACGGTTTATTGGGCACTGCCCATGAGCCAGGCGCTATGAAACACTCTGCCGGCATTGTTTAATttcatcctcaccacaaccctgtgaggtcagtgttattatccccatgacacagatgaggaaactgagattttgAGCCGTGATTCATTTGCTTGAAGTCACATGGCTTTTAAGTACTAAGTccggaatttgaacccaggtgggcTGAATCCAAGGCTGAGTTTCCAAAGTTGTGAAGTAGGTACAGTTTGTAGTTGTGTCTCCTTCAGTTGCCCCATGGCCCCGTGTTCCTTTCAAACCCCGCTGCCAGGATAGGGTCTGAAACTCCTGCCGACAGAAGGGGCTTCTGTGTTCTCCCTCCCTGGTGGACCTGCATTTCACTTGGGATAAAGCTTCTAGCAGAGGCATGAAACTGAAATGGTGCAATTCCAGGCAGCAGCCCTGGTCGGGGATGAGCCGCAGGCCGCACCCCTCCCTGGAATCTTGCCATCAGGCTGCTTCTGGACTTAGCAGAAGAGCAGGTTGTCCTGGTTCAGCCCGGTCTGCTATGAGGTGTCCTTTTTCAGGCTCCTTTTCTCACCTTTGGGGAACCACAGAGGAGGCAGAGGCCTCACTCTGCTGAACTAGATTATGAAAGTGGCCAGGAATGAAGAGAGGTAGGCTCACGGAGAACTCTGCGTCCAGCGTGTTAGGATCCTGGGCCCTGGATCTCCGGGAGGTCCCCCACATTAGCTCCTGCACTCTGACTGCCCGTCCTGCCCTGCAGAACTTGGCGGGTACATGCTCATTGGCACTCGCTCGTTTGTATATGATGCACTTCTGTAACTTCTCTGGCTGGAGCCCTTCTCATGCCTTTTTCTCCAAAGGGAGCTCAGCCATGGCAGGGGTCCGGCACCCTCCTTCTGCTGGTTCCTCGAGGGCATTCACCGGGGGCCGGGCTGCAGAGTGCGCAGTGCCGCTGGGTGCGGGAGTGACGGCCAAGGATGCGAGGTGAGGATGGGGACAGGAAGAAGCCCCAGGCCCACTCTGTTCCCGCTCAGGTCTCCCACTGTACCGTCAGGGCCAGGCCTCTGAACAGAGAGTCCAGCTCCACGGGCGACTCCAGGTCTGGGGCCCGagggcctgggctctgggcctcagtctcggTTGTTGGACCCTCATCACTGGGACACACGAGGGACTCCAGCAAGCCCCAGGGACTCGGACCCTTGTCTGTGGGGGAACATGGGCGGGAAGGAGTCTGCAAAGGGAGGGACACGGGGTGACCCTCGATCTggacagaggagaggaggggcagcTGGCCCTTTACGTAGCTTCGTGTCCTTGGCTCTCCTCTGCGTACGACGTCAGAGTCAGGTTCTCTGTCCGTGTGAACCCCCAGATGCTGGTGGAAGGATTTTACTTCTTGGGGGTCCTCCATAGCCAAGGAGGTCACCTGCTGCAGAGAAAGGCCACCCGGGCTGCAGCTTCCAGCTGGTGCCTCTTTCTGGAGCTGACCTTTAGTTCCGAGGTGTTTGGGACCAGAGAGGGTCATAGGTGGGGAGTCTCTGCCAGAGCCTTCCCCGCATATCCCGTAGGAAGGAGGCCAGCTGTCCGGAGTGGCCTGAGGGGTGTAGGAAGGAGGCTGGGCCTCCGAGATGGCCTGGGGAGTGTAGGAGGGGGGTTTCGTTTGGGGGGTTACCTGAGGTGCATAGGACAGGGGCCCGCCCTCAGGGGCAGCCTGGGGGGCATAGGGCAGTGGGGGGAGTGTCTGGAGAGGTGGCCCGCCAGAGGGCCGGAGGATGGAGAGGTCCGGCTGCCCAAGGTAGGCGACCTCAGACAGGCCGTGTCGCGGTGGGGCTCCTGGAGGCTCGATGGGCCCGGAGACCTTGACTTGGGAATACTGGACAGGCTGCGCCAGGCCGCTCGGGCCACTGAGGTCAAAGATGGGGCTTAAGATGTGCTCCTGGATGAACTGCAGAGGCTGGAAGGTCAGTACGTGCTGGACATCCTGTGCGGGGAGAACAGTGTGCCCGTTAGGGTGTGTTCAAGCTCCCCGAGGGTGCCGTGCGTGCCGCGGTCCTccgcagggctgggggtggaggggaaggggtaGACCACCTGGGGGCTTTTCCACGATGTGTGAGCCCTGTATCCCTTCCCGGGGATTCCTCTGAGTGCTGGAGCCTCTGTGAAGGGACAGGGCTCCCGGCCTGTTAGCTGAGGGCCGCTTCCAGAGTCTGGTTGTCTAGGGAGAGCGGGTAGGCTGTGGCTTCTCTAGGAGGCGGGCACTCTGGAAGCAGCTGGCTCGGGTTTGGGGTGCCCTTGGGGAATGCTCTCCAGGTGCTGGCTCAACTGCTCCTGAGCTCTGGGTCCCTAAGGGCCTCACGTGGGGAGAAAGGTAGGGAAGAATGGGGGACAGGGGCGGCCCGGAGAGTTTTACAGGAAATGGCTCATCTGGTCTTTGACTTGGAGGGGCGGATGGGCGTGAGCCGTCTCTGCGAGCCCCAGACTGTGCAGGCTCTGCAGCGGGCATGGCTGCTTTAACGAAGGTGCAGCTCTGGTGGCCAGACTTGGGCTGCCGATGTGACGTGTATGGTTTGCAGgggtttagtttaaaaaaattagttgccAAGATTTGAACCATGGGAGATTTCACATTACAATCTGGAATTCTGACTTCGCTGGAGAAAATGTGAAGATGTGGCAACAGTGGGCCTGCGATCCCAGGTGGCAGTACCTGGGCTGCCGGTTCAGACAGGGTGTGCGCCCCCTTGAAGCCACGTGGGTTTCCTATTCCACGCCTTGTCTTCCTTCTCCCTAGCTCTCTTCCGCACACCGGGGGAGTTGCCAGCCACATCTTTAGGTTGGAGGGAGAAATGAGGGAGAGCCGGGGTCCCGGGGCCCGTGCCCTCCCCTCGGCCTCTCCATCCTCCCCGGGGCCCCTGCTCACCAGGGAGTTGGGAGGCGGAGGCGGCTTGGTGATGTATCTGTAGCTCAGGTAGCAGAGCACTGCGACCAGGAAGCCCATGGAGAACAGGAAGGCGCCGGAAAAGGAGTAGGTCCACGTCTGATCTAGGTGAGTAAGAGGTCAGAACGGGAAGGGTGAGGCTGCCATTGTGGGTACTGCCAACATGGGCCTTTTCCTCCCCTGCCTCTCGGGCCAGGCTTGGGAAGGCCTCTCCTACCCCCAGTACTTACAGGGCCCGGGGCGAGGGCACAAATGGAGGGCCACACACCATACGTCTAAATATTCGGAATTTCATCATGTTTTtacattgttaaataaaatacgTTCTGTGCTCCCACCTTGACAGATATACTTTTCATAACAACCCAGAAGGCTTGACTTTTGATTCTTGGACGCCTCGGGGTGCTGTGCGGAAAGGTGGAGGTGCAGGGGGAAGCTCCCGCAGGCCCAGCCTGGCTCCCGCCCACACCGCCAGGGGCCTCACGCCCAAGGATATGGGCTCATGGCCAAGCTCATCCACGCCGCCTACAAATACCCACCCGCTGGCCACCCTTTGGGCCGAGGGCCTAAAGATCAACAGAGTGTCTGCCCTCTGGAAAAAAGACCCAAGGAGGAGATCTGCCGAGACTGGACACAGGATCTGGCCATCTGTATAGGGAATTTCGGAGCTCACAGGTTCCATGGGGATATGGCCATGTGGACCTAAGGACTCTTCATCTTGCAGGGAGGGCCATGGCCAGAGCGGGGCTGGAGCGGGGCCCTCTAAAGTGCGGGGCTCATAAAAGGGTCCCTCTTGCCTGGGTCTAAGGACAGTTCTGCCTtcctggtgggggcaggggaaagaGGCAAAGGGAGGGGAGATGTGACAATGGGAGGGGTCTGTCCTCCCCACCTGTCTACCAAGATCTGAGCTGGGAAGACCTCACTCAAGAGGGAGCCTGGGGAGGCACCACCTTTTTGAAAACGGAAGGAGAGGATGGCTAAGGGCTCTATGCTGAGCCTCTTCCCTATGGCCCTGCATCTTTGGGATGGGTGTGTGCAGCCAGGTCTTGGCATGACACACTTCCTGTCACCAATTCAAGTGGAACTGGTGAGTGGCTTGGTAAGGAAGAGGTAGCTGGAGTTTTTGTTAAAACTGGAGATTTGTATTACCTGGGGGTCTTGACTCTCCAAGTCACCCTCCTTCTGTTCCTGGCCCCTGTGTGGCTTCAGCTTGGGGAGTTGATCATCAGTTGCCAGTGACCTTGACAATGACTGTGAACCCTGGGAATTGCTGGAGCCTTTACTTCTAGCCCACTCCTcgctcctcccccagcccctgtggCTTGGGCCTCTCTCTTCAGCTTCCCACTTCAGCTTCCCACTTCCCCTGTCACATGTACTTCCACCAGGGAGAAGACAGGACCCAAATGTCTCTACATGACATGCCTAATGTAACTGGAAAACTGTTGTTCCCTGTACCAGGACAGGACAGGGACTTGGAACATTTCTGCCATTTCACTCACAGGGAAGTAGGAAGAAATAATGGAAGCAACACTGGAATGTGGGGTGTTAGAGGTCTGGCTCAGCCACTGATGAGACCCTCATCTTCTGCACGACCCTCTCTGGCCTCCATTGATTAATAACAGTACCCAGCGATGATTGAACTCTTACTACATGCCACGCACTGTGTGGGGTGCTCTACCAATGTTATCCCACCAAACAGATGGCCATGGGTGCTCACTCCTTACAGATAATGaagctgagtctcagagaggttaaatgacttgaacaaggtcacacagctactcagTGGAGAAGCCAGGATTGACATGTATAATTCCAAAGCTCATTCTCACAGCCACTACACAATGATgactccgtttcctcatctgtaaaattaagatATGGGGTGAACCAACACACAGAGCCCTTTCCAGCATCAAGATGctgggatggggcttccctggtggcgcagtggttgggagtccgcctgcctatgcaggggacatgggttcgtgccccggtccgggaggatcccacatgcggcggagcggctgggtccgtgagccatggccgctgagcctgcgcgtccggagcctgtgctccacgacgggagaggccgcagcagtgagaggcccgcgtaccgcaaaaaaaaaaaaagatgctgggaTGATGGTCCAACACATTCTGAGAGGTAGATAAAGGAGGGATTCTGGGCTCCAGGGATAAGACAGACCCCTGGATACACGGTCAAGGGCAGGACGTTTCATTATGATACGGAAGTAAGAGGAATAAATGTGCAGTAGAGGGGATAGGCTGTAAACAAAATTGCAAAGTGGTGATTACAGCCAAGGCTTCAGGATCAGATGAACTTAACTAGGTtcactgaccagctgtgtggtcaccggcaagttgcttaacctgtCTGAGCCAGagctcctcctctgtaaaagggggataatGCTATACAACTTGCAGGATTGTTATAAGGGTTCAATTGGGATAATATATGGAAAGAATTTAACACAGCGTTTGGCAATagagtaggtacttaataaatggtagGAATTGTTATTAATATACTTGATTATAAAGGATAAGGTGCTTTCTATATGTCACCAAGAAATAGCCACCATGAAGTATGATTCATTTAAAAGCAGCTACagtcttagaaaaaaatgatatatcatGACCTAGATCACATAAGGACAAACCAACAGAAGGATATGGGTGGAGTGGCCCACATGTTGTCAATAAGCAGGAGGGCAGGGGCGGGTCAGGAATGAATGACAGTTATCTAGAAGGTCCAGGGGAGAGTCACAAATCATATACACACTCCCAACTCAGTGCCTGTGAAGTTGGTTTCCTTTTTCTAGTTCTCTTATTGCCAAGTTCTATTCTGGTCTTCATGTGGCCCTTTCCCCGGGAAGGGCATGCCCCGTGCATAGAGGTCAGTGCTGGCTGTTCTTCCGCCAGGCATATCTTCCCATGAAAACAAATGCACTGGAACTCGGGTGGAGAACTCAGCCTCTTGTGGGCTTTTGGGGAAACCGATGAGCTGAGTTTCTGAACAAAGCTGAGAACCAGAACCTACCCTATGATGTTTCTACCAAGCTGCAGTTATACCCTCGGGCCCAGCCTCTAGCAGCTGCCTCGCTTCTATTCATCAGAACAGAAATCACCTACTGACATCATTAATCTAAACAAGATGACTAAGGTGGAGACTGTTTTCCAAATCCATCCAGTCCAATGCGATCGCTTTTTCCCTCCTCTAAACTTGGAGCATTACATTTCTATCTCTATGAAGATAAGCAGTAATAAAAACATCATGACACTTACGATGAGAGTTGAGTGGGATGGGACACCATCCCGCTGAGCCAATGACTCAAAACTCTTTCTATGGCAGTGCAGTGGTGAGAACGTGTTTTCTGGAATTAGGCCTAGTTCCATTCCTCACCACCTGtgcaatcttgggcaagttactcaaccactctgaacctcagtttcctcagtggaACAAAGATGCTTCACAGAAGTATGAGAACTGTGCTTCGTAGTGTCTGGTCCCTGGTTGGCACTGCAGAAATGCTATTATgatcactgttatttttatttgactttagaAGGTACTGAGGGATCTTTGTTGTCTTCTCTGCTCTCCCGTCTGCAGATTATTTCCTGGGATCTCTCACTTGAGTTAACATCAAGGTGAATTTGCTTTGCCAGGATACACACGCAGCTTACCAGAGAGAGGAAATTCAGACATAGGCTGTAGGGTGGAGATTAAACATTTGCTACGATAACCCAACAGCTAACTCAtttatgaataaacaaatgttgATTTTAATAATACACTAGTGATCCTTCTGTGGTTTTCTAGAGCACTGCCAAGCCTCACTTTGGTTACAGGGGGGGAAGCACAGAGTCAAGGTTTGAATTCAGGAGTCCCAGTTCCCTCTGGCTTCAGCTGGACTTACCTGGCAGCGTCTTCGCTCGGTACATGTAGGGGATGCTCTTCTTGGACCAGGTTGGAACTAAACTCACGATGGTCCCAAGGAACTCCGTGTCAGGGGTCAGGCCAAAGAACTCGAATTCTCTCTGCTTGCCTCCAAGGTGCTGAATTTGACAGAGAACACAGAACAACATCTCTTACACACCAGCCTCTATGTGGAGGCCGCTTACACCTCTGCCTGGGTTACTGCACGTAGTAAAATGGTACCACCAGCCGCCCAAACCATAAACTGGTAGGTCAGTCTGCAGTGCTCCATTTCCATTCCCCCACCTTCTGCTTTCTCCCTAAATCCAATCAGATGCAAGCTTCACGCACTTTCActtggaacagtgtctggcacatagcatgCACTCTCTAAATACTAGCTGCTGttattatcaccaccaccatcatcaacaCCCCACCATTCTTCCTTCTTCCAGTTCTCCTCTTCCCccccttttgaaaaataaaatatcaaaaactcTTTGAATATCCATCCCTCTCTTGTCTCCTCATTGCTTCTGCCTTAACTGGGCCTCAATATCTTTGGCCTGGACTCTTGCAGTGGCCTCCTTACTGGTCACCAGTCTCTGGTTTTGTCCCTGTCTACTTCCAAATTTATCCTGGCGCCACAGTGATCTTTCTAAACGATTAACATAATTACAAAGCTCCTCTGTTGAAAATCCTTTGATGGCCCGGGTCATATAACAGGTCCTTGCTCCCTTTGTACACTCTTCCCTCCCTAGAGCCCGCTTGGTCCTTTAGGCTCTGGTGATGTTGAATGCCCGTCGCTCCTGCAGACACTCTGCTTCTGAAGTAAGCCCTTGCTCCTTTGCATCTGCCCATCCTTCCGCTAGAGCTTCTTCTCAGTTCTTGCCCTCTTGTATGTCTCGAACCTCTCTGACCTTGAACTCTTCCCTCGGCTGCCTCATTCCATCATTCTGGTTCTCCTCCTACCTCTCCGATTGTTCTTTTACTGGTTTCAGCCCCTCGGTGTTGTTCTGCAAGTTTCACTCTTCACccgttctttcttctctttccacatATTTTCTCACTTAGTGATCTTTTCTGGACCCGTGGCTCTGGTGATCACCAATGTGCGGATAACCCCCAAACTGACCTCAGTAAGAGCTATGGAGTTCCTGGCACACACCGCCAGCGTCCTGCTGGACAGCAGTCTGTGGGCATCTCTAACTTGACACGTCCAAACATCCTGATCTCCTCTCTCTGGGTCCTGCCCCATCTCCAACCCCAAACCCCCACCTGTGTTTGATTCCCTAATTCTGTTCATAATGTCTCTCTTGTTCTAATGTCCAAGGCTCAAACCTTAAAACCATTCTTGACAAATCCCTCTCAAATCCTTTGTATCTGATTACCCTGAAATAATCcataaacttttctttaaagggcCCGGAGCTATGTTCTTGGGAGCTTAAAAgctaagaattttctttttggtcCTTTGCGTTTCAGCTATGCCTTCTCTTTTCCAGGCACATGGCAGCCAAGGTTTagggttatttgttgttttttcttttgaagggGGTGAAAGTGGGTGAAGAAGTGTATGAATGGATTTAACAGCTTATTGTTTTGTGGAACTTATATGGTTGAAATTAACCCCAGTAGAGTTGTCAAGGCCCCAAGAGTCCTCCTTCCCCGGGTGTTCACTGCCGCCCCCCTGGTTCAGGCCCTTCTCGTTTCCAGCCTAGTACCATTGCAATAGCCCCCCTGACTTCCCACCCTGATCActctttcatttttacatttgatCTCTCCTCTTCCTGCTCCCAGTAATTTATAGCTTCTATTGGACCAACCTTCCATAAAATAACAGCTATAAACTCTGGCCAAAATAAAAACTACCTATAGGCATTGGAAAGTAAGTAAAAGCAGGCAGATaccagagaaaggaggaagggaatggCACTGCatgagtttctctctcttttttaatgtcCTGTAGCCTGGAGGCAGGCCCCCATTGACACCATGTGGAGTGGGTGAAACCTAGATTAAAAACCCTGTAATCTTACTGGTCTGAGTAACCAGAAGACAGAGTTCAGGGCAATCACAAAAGCtggaaagtgagggagaaatCACAGATAGGAGAGGTTCATAGAGAGAGAGCCTGAATTCTGTGTATAAACTTTGCCCAAATCCCTGGCTGGTGCCTAAAGTATGCATGAGCAGGGTAGACTCCAAGCAGCACAGCTAAAGTTTCAACTGAACTTTACTGAACTGAGATTTTGGAGTTTGAAGTTCAGCCAAATTCACTGCCTACtaagacaaagaaacaaacaaaaatcgaTACTCTTTGGAGAATATGACAGAATCCAGACATATCATTCACAATGTCCAGGATGCGTTCCAAAATTTTTAGACatgtagagaaagagaaaatgtaatcCATAttcaggagaaaagacagttaatGGTGACCTATCCAAGATGACCAAAATGTTTGAATTATCAGACCGTGTTAAAGTGGCTAGTATAACTATGTTCAGGAGGTGAAGGAAAATGTGCTCATGACAGAATGACTAGGAATTTTCAGTAGCATAAACTATAAATACTAGAGACTATAAAAACTAGAAACTCTAAAAATTAGAgaatttagaactgaaaaatacaatatctgaagtAAAAATTCCCACTGAATGGTTTTAACAACAGATTGGAGATGACAGAAGAGTCAGAGAACTTGAAAATAGAATCCAGAGAATTAAATAGTGGTGACGGTTGGACAACTtcttgaatatactaaaaaccactgaatcctacactttaaaggggtgaagttcgtggtatgtgaattatagctcaaattttaaaaagggaaagactGTCAgaatgctgtctataagagatacactttaaatataaaggcacAGGTAGGTTGAAAATAGATGGATGTAAAAAGATatacaatgaaaattataaatataagaaGGCTAGAGTAACTATATTAACAGCAGATAAGGTAGAGTTCAGTAAAAAAAAGTATTAGTAGTGACAAaaagggacatttcataatgataaaagggtcaattcaccagGAGGCGATAACAatcataaatgtgtatgtgtctgATAATAAAGCTTCAGATATGCACAGaattaaaagggaaaacagacaaatccacagtCAAAGCTGGAGATTGTAATAGTCTCAGCAGTTAAGAGAATAATAGACCTCCCCCAAATcaggaaagacagagaagataTGAATAATACTATTAGCCACCTTTATCTCATTGATATTATAGAGCACTCCACCAAACACCCGCAAAATACATactcttttcaagtgcacgtggaacgtTCACCAAGATAGCCCAtatgctgggccataaaacaagtctccgtaaaggactgaaatcatacagaCTATGTTCTCTGATCACA
The genomic region above belongs to Phocoena sinus isolate mPhoSin1 chromosome 1, mPhoSin1.pri, whole genome shotgun sequence and contains:
- the IL22RA1 gene encoding interleukin-22 receptor subunit alpha-1; the protein is MRMLLVILAAGSLVAHFAEDTSDLLQHVKFQSSNFENILTWDSRPESAPDTVYSVQYKTYGETEWQAKEGCQRITRKSCNLTVETGNLTDFYYARVTAIDAGGQSATKMTDRFSSLQHTIIKPPDVTCIPKVRSIQLIVHPTYTPIHTGNGHRLTLEDIFQDLFYHLDLHINHTYQMHLGGKQREFEFFGLTPDTEFLGTIVSLVPTWSKKSIPYMYRAKTLPDQTWTYSFSGAFLFSMGFLVAVLCYLSYRYITKPPPPPNSLDVQHVLTFQPLQFIQEHILSPIFDLSGPSGLAQPVQYSQVKVSGPIEPPGAPPRHGLSEVAYLGQPDLSILRPSGGPPLQTLPPLPYAPQAAPEGGPLSYAPQVTPQTKPPSYTPQAISEAQPPSYTPQATPDSWPPSYGICGEGSGRDSPPMTLSGPKHLGTKGQLQKEAPAGSCSPGGLSLQQVTSLAMEDPQEVKSFHQHLGVHTDREPDSDVVRRGEPRTRSYVKGQLPLLSSVQIEGHPVSLPLQTPSRPCSPTDKGPSPWGLLESLVCPSDEGPTTETEAQSPGPRAPDLESPVELDSLFRGLALTVQWET